In a single window of the Peromyscus maniculatus bairdii isolate BWxNUB_F1_BW_parent chromosome 16, HU_Pman_BW_mat_3.1, whole genome shotgun sequence genome:
- the Taar5 gene encoding trace amine-associated receptor 5, producing the protein MRAVLLPSAGEQPAAFCFQVNGSCPRTVHPLPIQVVIYLACTVGVLITVLGNLFVVFAVSYFKVLHTPTNFLLLSLALADMLLGLLVLPLSTVRSVESCWFFGDFLCRLHTYLDTLFCLASIFHLCFISIDRHCAICDPLLYPSKFTVRIAFRYIVAGWGIPAAYTAFFLYTDVVERGLSQWLEEMPCVGSCQLLFNKFWGWLNFPAFFVPCLIMISLYVKIFVVATRQAQQISALSQSLAGAVKRERKAAKTLGIAVGVYLVCWLPFTVDTLVDSLLNFITPPLVFDIFIWFAYFNSACNPIIYVFSYRWFRKALKLLLSREILSPRAPTIDLFRD; encoded by the coding sequence ATGAGAGCTGtcctcctcccgagtgctggagagCAGCCGGCAGCGTTCTGCTTCCAGGTGAATGGGTCTTGCCCTAGGACAGTCCACCCTCTGCCCATCCAGGTGGTCATCTACCTGGCCTGCACTGTAGGTGTGCTGATCACAGTCCTGGGGAATTTGTTTGTGGTGTTTGCCGTGTCTTACTTCAAAGTGCTCCACACTCCCACCAACTTTCTGCTGCTCTCCCTGGCCCTGGCTGACATGTTGCTGGGTCTGCTGGTACTTCCCCTGAGCACCGTCCGCTCGGTGGAGAGCTGTTGGTTCTTTGGGGACTTCCTCTGCCGTCTGCATACGTACCTGGACACGCTGTTCTGCCTCGCCTCCATCTTCCATCTCTGTTTTATTTCCATCGATCGTCATTGTGCCATCTGTGACCCCCTGCTCTATCCCTCCAAGTTCACAGTCAGGATAGCCTTCCGGTACATTGTGGCCGGGTGGGGGATACCAGCAGCCTACACTGCCTTCTTTCTCTACACAGATGtggtggagagagggctcagccagTGGCTGGAGGAGATGCCCTGTGTGGGCAGTTGTCAGCTGCTGTTCAATAAGTTCTGGGGCTGGTTAAACTTCCCTGCATTCTTTGTTCCCTGCCTCATCATGATCAGCTTGTATGTGAAGATCTTTGTCGTTGCTACTAGGCAGGCTCAGCAGATCAGCGCCCTGAGCCAAAGCTTGGCTGGGGCcgtcaagagagagagaaaagccgCCAAGACGCTGGGCATTGCTGTGGGCGTCTACCTTGTGTGCTGGCTGCCCTTCACCGTTGACACACTGGTTGACAGTCTCCTTAACTTTATCACCCCACCCCTGGTCTTCGATATCTTTATCTGGTTTGCTTATTTCAATTCAGCCTGTAACCCCATCATTTACGTCTTCTCCTACCGGTGGTTTAGGAAGGCACTGAAGCTCCTCCTGAGCCGGGAGATCCTCTCACCACGGGCGCCGACTATTGATTTGTTTCGCGACTGA